The Astyanax mexicanus isolate ESR-SI-001 chromosome 7, AstMex3_surface, whole genome shotgun sequence genome has a window encoding:
- the mgst3b gene encoding microsomal glutathione S-transferase 3b has product MEIIDILPANFGYVILTYLYSWIMLTYLAVKVGGARKKYNIKYPTMYSDKEDVFNCIQRAHQNTLEVYPQWLVFQTIAALVYPTVASVLGVIWVTSRFSYAWGYYTGNPVKRMNGSYGYIGLFGVMILSISVALQLLGVF; this is encoded by the exons ATGGAGATTATAGATATCCTCCCCGCCAACTTCGGCTACGTGATCCTGACCTACCTGTACAGCTGGATCATGCTCACCTACCTCGCCGTTAAAGTTGGAGGCGCGAGGAAGAAATACAACATTAAG TACCCCACCATGTACAGCGACAAGGAGGACGTGTTCAACTGCATCCAGAGGGCTCACCAGAACACACTGGAGGTCTACCCACAGTGGCTCGTATTCCAGACCATTGCTGCACTCGTGTATCCA acCGTGGCCTCTGTTCTGGGTGTCATCTGGGTGACCAGCAGGTTCTCGTATGCCTGGGGTTACTACACTGGCA ACCCTGTAAAGAGGATGAACGGGAGCTATGGCTACATAGGCCTCTTTGGAGTGATGATCCTCTCCATATCTGTTGCCCTGCAGCTCCTTGGAGTGTTTTAA